The proteins below come from a single Neospora caninum Liverpool complete genome, chromosome IX genomic window:
- a CDS encoding aal091cp, related, which yields MIDEGSSRVRFSRLARPSLSPRTVNSVGPVRLKWSDSRFHSEVPPSTERGTVHDTPERTSSDDIQPIPTDLPAPENWTSLERVGGKAAPTTVPLGGDIINDEEVSSSALVAVPAGDTAPFRTIAQGELQADVQDGFFVSRTRQPLHGLLSEPMASYSFAGFTAGALPSVASVLTAAKGHLASYPRLSDREECLLAPGSFSFSLQQGLAAAALAAVTLKYMFCERPKRSLKTFCFDFAKLVVGALLSQLMALRFSTVLSHVHLSWIHEGVDACDWYVVSQFADSSLGIWLVVKILRISEQRFAYESGQYSYRPGGRPAFKNFIGQLFIFIWIILVGKLLMFIVLGIFTKPLSAVAYTVLSALHRGNAEHRFLIVMVIIPVLTNLFQYTTLDSIIRFRKRSVTKEEQAFFELHSKCDESRTTVDADGL from the coding sequence ATGATCGACGAAGGCTCCAGTCGTGTTCGGTTTTCGAGGTTGGCACGGCCTTCACTTTCGCCCAGGACAGTGAACTCCGTAGGACCTGTCAGGCTGAAGTGGAGTGATTCACGTTTTCATAGTGAAGTTCCACCCTCAACCGAGCGTGGCACCGTGCACGACACTCCAGAAAGAACGTCATCCGACGATATTCAGCCGATTCCAACCGACTTACCCGCCCCAGAAAACTGGACATCTCTGGAAAGAGTAGGTGGAAAGGCAGCACCTACCACTGTACCATTAGGGGGGGACATCATCAATGATGAAGAAGTGAGCTCTTCTGCCCTTGTAGCGGTGCCGGCCGGGGATACCGCGCCGTTCAGAACCATCGCTCAGGGTGAATTACAAGCGGATGTCCAGGACGGTTTCTTCGTGTCTCGGACGAGACAGCCTTTGCATGGATTATTGTCCGAGCCAATGGCGAGTTACAGCTTCGCGGGCTTTACAGCTGGTGCACTTCCGTCGGTAGCGTCTGTGTTGACGGCCGCAAAAGGACACTTGGCATCATatcctcgcctctctgatCGAGAGGAGTGTCTTCTGGCTCCGGGAAGCTTcagtttttctcttcagcaaGGTCTGGCGGCGGCTGCTCTTGCTGCTGTGACCCTCAAGTATATGTTCTGCGAGAGACCCAAGCGGAGCCTGAAGACCTTCTGTTTTGATTTTGCAAAGCTTGTAGTGGGGGCTCTTTTGTCGCAACTCATGGcccttcgtttctccacGGTGCTCTCTCATGTTCATTTGTCGTGGATTCATGAAGGAGTGGATGCGTGTGACTGGTACGTTGTTAGTCAGTTTGCCGATTCCAGTCTTGGGATTTGGCTGGTTGTGAAAATACTACGGATAAGCGAACAAAGATTCGCTTATGAATCCGGCCAGTACAGCTACAGGCCTGGCGGAAGGCCGGCGTTCAAGAACTTCATTGGTCAGCTTTTTATCTTCATTTGGATAATCCTCGTTGGCAAGTTGCTAATGTTCATCGTACTCGGTATTTTTACGAAGCCTCTTTCAGCTGTGGCGTACACCGTGCTCTCCGCTCTTCATCGCGGGAACGCTGAGCACAGATTCCTCATCGTAATGGTCATAATCCCAGTTCTGACTAACCTGTTTCAGTACACCACATTGGATTCGATAATCAGATTCAGAAAAAGGTCCGTCACAAAGGAGGAACAGGCGTTTTTCGAGCTGCATTCCAAGTGTGATGAATCACGAACCACTGTTGATGCTGACGGTCTGTGA
- a CDS encoding putative tubulin-tyrosine ligase family domain containing protein → MAQPARLPLLPPKFVEHSLEHASFSEPSSSQMCIPLQARKLERESENSDLEADTRGTSWSTAAIGTECSVEDLPDHIPDVLKRRMNRPPAEPRVLAPEELHGPVAFPATTERPCVFRRASGEPGGSAASPFQIDDDIASCQEEEDEERGESYTFRRAVQDEREFGMGSPRLFPGDEAPLYQTDCYQVTNGFISGTFSPAKTTRELNLPPSPRSLESYSDEETFTGGPRSKRETSLFHTIGGPVFSPRGDSSSLAIHVAVMDPHSTLCVDPSPFTFRGPSRQARSPYASAGVLFKCSNPKDVNRVRFKQHPLCLPRSPLRFSTSLAFPTKGLSPGNLQWSLLPSHSVGKARGCRPTRTSGTHLRRSVSTCQRQVVPSEETGGNRHQKVPHLSIPSGAAARNRLPSRSHTSNLSSRPLSCPPRRAADRRGSDYAQSRLVFPASHQPGQSTYRRYLPDADDFILPTDGYSTPLLRQPVATPRVSIHQEKKCSTSARGVRAGRSTGTNHTPKLSSCKKVSGPETKGPHTRAQTKGVETGSADIGGLREPARYRFSPTVNSSPTRRCLGSAGLGRFETELTDRALKYEARHQNITRSGSAQGKPGTLLSATAPDSSNAVFEDLAEAQYDLAAGAATGGGRFRDPSPADQRQVQSPLCPKGPVLAEDVCGISSPSGLSARRLTRRYSEGFAEDSHENLTEDGRDVEDAHNSQDAPLTARKAKQTDSAATPRGSTAVFARTSSPSGHMRGVVRTGVSSVPKQATSMAGMRRESRRASIPGTGRQEPESSRPEAADPGVSSPSRGGAVRGRPPVDPLALAIHAKLLESGIIPGPLSLWPRGRPSSPGVGKRSNSASGEPSADPWQLLAAALAQVTARNAGSPTRSRTSRWMEGASTARSHCQSLPFKSLYSVNRRDLGFADRLAPSTEAKAPWESDAGTSARRLYCETTEVITHDGIADSCSLTDILEDVDPCMSQPGSLAGELLTPLASSTLCPAATAGASVACGGHTADRAERTKPNPSEGTKQSGGPDSQAKATAAGPRARMPLSVPSSGRLSCRRKPEGVTGARSAARPGPGTKLVQNRQSASSQEKGWVENPDGFSKFFCLRWLPDAATLGQLREQHRAEIVASAPGVQITPSAPASSSAAAADPKSKKATATASFDAFDAEKLLPYQIVNKFPDTTGLTTRVGLLKNLRAFTPFLLDKPHVAIVPRTYILNDEDEVTAFRVDYILTRAEATLKLFLLRWAYSLPEATRQMILVSSKGGLQPSPTVEVTVLPAPAADPPLAGDGDSAVDIFLSNISSTECSSPRDDQETPGDEPSDCTGGSAASSNGGPEVSVSKDNGPSMHPSRVSLCSVLSEIVLLEENAEAATTKEELLLGAVKSALPKLAPRAVKAAIYAADRARAHRSRAAVLLDCPIVSETEQARLEETPLHLLAGIDTEKADAVVEALLAVIGDTDGEAAADRTSTEPSEETETSGNVEGDKPPLPVAPQLVREAADALRWLRKRGREQWSLNGWSSAWVLKSACNSKGAPPASVCHRLADIEKMIRGKYRPQLLIQKLVETPLTVNGKKFDIRMFALVTSWSPLTGKHRLISNSSGCLVVQGGAGPGCRGNEGYPGLQVYDAENVSSHTICSCFPLCTMEVKLESWMVQGGDINFIIEYPPRLAKYGLLNLCNSSCKTPAETTFGVLQFILKCGK, encoded by the exons ATGGCACAGCCCGCTCGGCTACCGCTTTTGCCGCCCAAATTCGTAGAGCATTCTCTTGAACACGCGTCCTTCTCAGAACCCAGTTCAAGTCAAATGTGCATACCTCTTCAGGCCAGAAAACTTGAGAGGGAGTCAGAAAACTCGGACTTGGAAGCCGACACCCGAGGCACCAGTTGGAGCACTGCGGCCATCGGGACTGAATGCAGCGTAGAGGATTTACCGGATCACATTCCCGACGTGTTGAAACGACGAATGAACAGACCGCCAGCAGAACCCCGTGTGTTAGCCCCAGAAGAATTGCATGGGCCTGTTGCCTTTCCCGCTACCACTGAACGCCCATGCGTGTTTCGCCGTGCAAGCGGGGAGCCCGGCGGCTCCGCAgcctcgcctttccagaTAGATGACGATATCGCGTCTTGtcaagaggaggaagacgaagagcgcgGAGAGAGCTACACTTTCAGGCGAGCAGTCCAAGATGAGAGGGAATTCGGCATGGGGTCGCCGAGGCTGTTTCCTGGTGACGAAGCGCCTTTGTACCAGACCGATTGCTACCAGGTCACCAACGGGTTTATCTCCGGCACCTTTTCCCCAGCGAAGACGACACGAGAGCTAAaccttcctccgtctccgcgttCACTAGAAAGTTATAGTGATGAGGAAACTTTCACAGGCGGCCCACGCTCAAAGCGTGAAACCTCGCTGTTCCACACGATCGGTGGACCGGTTTTCAGTCCCCGCGGAGATTCGAGCTCTCTAGCCATCCATGTCGCAGTGATGGACCCTCATTCTACCCTTTGTGTTGATCCCTCTCCGTTCACATTCCGAGGGCCTTCTCGACAGGCACGCTCCCCGTACGCCTCTGCGGGAGTTTTGTTTAAATGCAGCAATCCAAAAGACGTTAACCGAGTTCGTTTCAAGCAACACCCCCTGTGTTTGCCACGTTCTCCGCTACGTTTCAGtacctctctcgctttcccgaCGAAAGGTCTTTCTCCCGGAAATCTTCAGTGGTCCCTTTTGCCTTCGCATTCTGTTGGCAAGGCGCGGGGGTGTCGCCCCACTCGGACCTCTGGAACTCACTTGCGCCGTTCCGTCTCCACTTGTCAACGCCAAGTCGTGCCctcagaggagacaggcggtAACAGGCACCAGAAAGTTCCGCACCTGTCCATCCCAAGCGGAGCAGCCGCTAGGAATCGCCTACCGTCACGAAGTCATACCAGCAACCTCTCCTCCAGGCCTTTGTCTTGCCCCCCACGGCGAGCTGCCGATCGCAGGGGTTCTGATTATGCACAATCTCGCCTTGTGTTTCCTGCCTCTCACCAACCTGGGCAGTCTACATATCGCCGTTACCTTCCTGACGCAGACGACTTTATCTTGCCTACCGATGGTTACTCGACGCCACTTCTTCGGCAGCCCGTGGCAACGCCTCGTGTCTCAATCCATCAAGAGAAAAAATGCTCGACGTCGGCGCGAGGAGTGAGAGCAGGACGTTCCACAGGCACGAACCATACTCCGAAACTTTCGTCTTGCAAGAAAGTGTCTGGGCCGGAGACCAAGGGTCCACACACTCGGGCCCAGACGAAAGGAGTGGAAACTGGCTCGGCCGATATCGGTGGCTTACGTGAGCCTGCCAGGTACCGATTCAGCCCCACCGTGAACAGCTCTCCGACAAGAAGGTGCCTTGGATCTGCAGGACTCGGAAGATTCGAGACGGAGCTAACGGATCGAGCTTTAAAATACGAAGCAAGGCACCAGAATATAACGCGCTCCGGATCGGCTCAAGGGAAGCCAGGAACCTTGCTGTCAGCTACCGCTCCGGATTCATCGAATGCTGTGTTTGAGGACCTCGCAGAGGCTCAGTATGACCTAGCGGCTGGCGCAGCCACGGGCGGGGGTCGTTTCCGTGACCCTTCTCCCGCTGACCAGCGTCAAGTGCAGAGTCCTTTGTGTCCGAAAGGCCCGGTTCTTGCCGAGGACGTGTGTGGAatctcctctccatctggCTTGTCAGCGCGGAGATTGACTCGCCGGTACTCTGAAGGATTCGCTGAAGATTCACACGAGAATCTCACGGAGGATGGAAGAGACGTGGAAGACGCCCACAACAGTCAGGATGCTCCCCTTACAGCTagaaaggcgaagcagacggaTTCAGCCGCCACCCCCCGTGGCTCGACCGCGGTGTTCGCTCGCACATCTTCGCCCTCCGGGCACATGCGTGGCGTGGTTCGAACTGGCGTGAGTTCTGTCCCGAAACAGGCGACGAGTATGGCTGGGATGCGGAGGGAATCTCGGCGTGCGTCGATACCggggacagggagacaggagcccGAGAGCAGCCGTCCAGAGGCTGCAGATccaggtgtctcttcgccctcgaggGGCGGCGCGGTCCGAGGCAGACCGCCAGTGGATCCTTTGGCGCTTGCCATTCACGCCAAGTTGCTCGAGTCCGGCATCATTCCCGGTCCGCTCTCGCTGTGGCCTCGAGGgcggccttcgtctccgggAGTCGGCAAACGATCCAACTCCGCAAGTGGCGAACCGTCAGCGGACCCGTGGCAGCTCCTCGCCGCGGCCCTCGCGCAGGTGACAGCGCGCAACGCCGGGTCGCCGACCAGAAGTCGGACATCGCGGTGGATGGAGGGTGCGAGCACCGCGCGAAGCCATTGCCAATCCCTGCCGTTCAAGTCGCTGTACTCAGTGAACCGCAGGGACTTGGGGTTCGCTGATCGCTTGGCGCCAAGTACCGAAGCCAAAGCGCCTTGGGAAAGCGACGCCGGAACAAGTGCGAGACGCCTTTATTGCGAAACAACAGAGGTCATCACGCATGACGGAATCGCCGACTCGTGCAGCTTAACAGACATACTGGAGGATGTAGACCCCTGCATGAGTCAGCCGGGGTCTCTTGCAGGGGAACTGTTGACGCCTCTGGCATCCAGCACGTTGTGTCCGGCCGCGACTGCGGGAGCGTCGGTTGCGTGCGGTGGACATACAGCAGACAGAGCTGAGAGGACGAAACCGAACCCGTCTGAAGGGACCAAGCAGTCCGGCGGCCCGGATTCCCAAGCCAAGGCGACTGCGGCGGGTCCTCGAGCTCGGATGCCTCTTTCCGTTCCGTCCTCGGGGAGGTTGTCATGCAGACGAAAACCAGAAGGCGTGACCGGTGCCAGATCAGCAGCGCGTCCGGGCCCTGGCACAAAGCTCGTGCAGAACAGACAATCTGCCTCGTCGCAAGAAAAAG GATGGGTTGAAAACCCGGATGGTTTCAGCAagtttttctgtttgcgcTGGCTGCCGGATGCCGCGACACTGGGCCAACTGAGGGAGCAGCACAGGGCGGAGATCGTTGCCTCGGCACCTGGTGTCCAAATCACGCCTTCGGCGCCCGCGAGTTCATCCGCTGCAGCGGCAGATCCGAAATCAAAAAAGGCCACAGCAACTGCCTCCTTCGACG CGTTCGATGCGGAGAAACTCCTGCCCTACCAGATCGTGAACAAGTTTCCTGACACAACGGGTCTAACCACAAGG GTTGGCTTGTTGAAGAATTTGCGCGCCTTCAcgcccttccttctcgataAGCCGCATGTTGCGATTGTGCCCCGTACCTACATTCTgaacgacgaagacgaagtaACCGCATTTCGAGTGGACTATATTCTCACGAGAGCTGAAGCTACTCTTAaactttttcttctgcgttgGGCGTATTCCTTGCCGGAGGCGACCAGGCAGATGATACTCGTCTCTTCCAAGGGGGGTCTCCAGCCTAGTCCAACAGTGGAAGTTACCGTTCTGCCTGCTCCGGCAGCTGACCCGCCTTTGGCAGGGGATGGGGACAGTGCCGTAGACATTTTCCTCTCTAACATCTCGAGCACGGAATGCAGCAGCCCTCGCGACGACCAGGAGACTCCCGGAGACGAGCCCTCAGACTGCACGGGAGGCTCTGCTGCCAGCAGCAACGGGGGGCCTGAGGTGTCTGTGTCAAAAGACAACGGGCCGTCGATGCATCCGTCACGAGTCAGCTTATGCAGTGTGCTGTCTGAAATCGTTCTGTTggaggaaaacgccgagGCAGCTACAACGAAAGAAGAGTTACTGCTTGGTGCCGTGAAGAGCGCGCTACCAAAGCTGGCTCCGAGGGCAGTCAAGGCTGCCATCTACGCGGCGGACAGAGCCCGAGCTCACCGCTCTCGGGCCGCTGTTCTCCTGGATTGCCCGATCGTCAGTGAAACAGAGCAGGCACGCCTCGAAGAG ACGCCCCTCCACTTGCTGGCCGGCATCGACACCGAGAAGGCCGACGCTGTAGTCGAAGCACTCTTGGCTGTTATCGGCGACACTGATGGAGAGGCGGCTGCTGATCGAACCTCAACTGAGCCGTCCGAGGAGACCGAAACTTCAGGCAACGTCGAGGGAGACAAGCCCCCCTTGCCGGTCGCCCCGCAACTTGTCAGAGAAGCTGCTGACGCCCTGCGATGGCTGCGcaagcgaggacgagaacaGTGGAGCCTTAACG GATGGTCAAGCGCCTGGGTGTTGAAGTCTGCTTGCAACTCAAAGGGGGCTCCGCCGGCATCAGTTTGCCATCGCCTTGCAGATATCGAGAAGATGATTCGTGGGAAATACCGACCCCAGTTGCTCATCCAGAAACTAGTGGAAACACCTCTTACTGTTAACGGCAAGAAGTTCGATATCCGGATGTTTGCCCTCGTCACGTCCTGGAGTCCGCTGACGGGTAAACATCGTTTGATTTCTAACTCTAGTGGGTG TCTGGTTGTACAAGGCGGCGCTGGTCCGGGTTGCAGAGGGAACGAGGGGTATCCGGGGCTGCAAGTCTACGACGCCGAGAACGTAAGCTCACATACGATATGTTCTTGTTTCCCGCTCTGTACGATGGAGGTGAAGCTGGAATCATGGATGGTTCAGGGCGGTGATATCAATTTCATCATCGAGTATCCCCCGCGCCT